One window from the genome of Brettanomyces bruxellensis chromosome 2, complete sequence encodes:
- a CDS encoding uncharacterized protein (BUSCO:EOG09260A98), producing the protein MVKLCEINQTATFAWSHDSLPLLAAGTLAGVMDDTFSSDSVLEIYDAFSATKGEPKTLYSGTASAKYNSLAWSAPSKDHSRGLLASGLENSTIELYDPEALLKGAAETVPVLETYKKHTTAVLQVQFNALQQHILASSGSNGEIFVWDTNKGTCFSPGRAMSPAGKVSCLSWNNTVSHIFASAGDTGYASIWDLKAKREVLQLSYSGVNLSVVDWHPNQSTRIVTASGSDLDPVILTWDLRNSSTPEQILKGHRKAILSLDWCKWDPELLLSSGKDDAAMLWNPVSGEKLAEYPSLPNWANETRFAPSIPDVFASASLGKKIVVQSLQDTSPPVAAKVGSTAANEDEFWSQISSADTQQPVFEKHQAPSWLKRPVSATFGYGGRLAVVLEGKEASEVKVVSVPGVMKTVSSAAKSLKDAVESGDFKAVCAQKVSCEGSGGLVGAKDWELLGKLVENSRKKVLEGQVEEKEAEKAAEGAENGDETTQKDTLEGSENSDEDFFEQLQSAKKAEVVASYVPTGEFSISGTNEQNDTFDARAITKLLQGDTEGTLDLCVADDHILEALVLALDGTNEMKAKAKSAYFSKFAKDSPLARILYSATNKDVSDIVENADISSWKLVARSILAYDSANDAKFSSHVTKLGTRLAEAGNKASGSEQATLRDSALLCFAAGGALDKVSGIWLSELDDIEKFYEQKSDESEKKELSASDIRFKALSEVVEKIFVYENAAKLADNSRFKELPALGSVLREYAGFLVGAGEFSLARKTLDLVADDIPDIKLEKKRLAVAAGEKSVPKRTLKSPFAGPNAALYGQTSSPAALGNRKTHAARGPAAKKYVTPSYPGANGAPANVSPALGHNAYAPRVPAAAAPMNPYIRPMNPAANNPYAPKAAPPAANGGKYGAGITAPIPAPPPTFGAVSAATPPLTHGIAPPSANKNAGGWNDLPESIGGKSLKRSTSSVAVPSVYQRALSNHNAQQPSAGPSAYAPPAQPQIQSKDAALPPPPPPQMVTGGSKFGSRSGSISGGAAHPQSAMHNPYAPVPTPALAAAPAAKNPYGPIRSPPQISAPFNPYAPPAAAFSASPRVPNLSRRTSSVASYGSGAAEVVPPPPRMIRKIQESPATPLPPAQPQNVKTESVPLHQPQPQAPPAQPQAGRNNSIQGETAEESGVVESIVSSFNQELEKFHRQLADCEKRLGILYKKFQESSIDEATVDLLLKLSAALTKEDFAEASTLKAKLKAQNVPDYKVWLVGVERLIGMDRATS; encoded by the exons ATGGTGAAACTTTGCGAGATCAATCAGACGGCAACATTTGCCTGGTCACATGACTCGTTGCCCCTGTTGGCAGCGGGTACTTTGGCTGGGGTTATGGATgatacattttcttcagattCAGTTTTAGAGATATACGACGCGTTCAGCGCCACAAAAGGCGAGCCCAAGACGTTGTACAGTGGCACAGCCAGCGCCAAGTACAACTCGCTTGCATGGAGTGCCCCTTCGAAGGACCATTCCAGGGGGCTTTTGGCTTCAGGTTTGGAAAACAGCACAATCGAGCTTTATGACCCGGAAGCACTGCTAAAGGGCGCTGCAGAGACGGTGCCGGTGCTCGAGACGTACAAGAAACACACGACGGCTGTGCTGCAGGTGCAGTTCAACGCACTCCAGCAGCACATTCTTGCGTCATCGGGCTCGAATGGGGAAATATTCGTCTGGGACACAAATAAGGGCACATGCTTTTCGCCAGGGCGTGCAATGTCGCCCGCAGGCAAGGTGTCGTGCCTCTCGTGGAACAACACGGTGTCGCACATCTTCGCGTCGGCCGGAGATACTGGTTACGCGTCAATTTGGGACCTAAAAGCCAAAAGAGAGGTTCTCCAGCTTTCATATTCGGGTGTAAACCTCTCAGTTGTGGACTGGCATCCAAACCAGAGTACGCGGATCGTTACGGCGTCCGGATCGGACCTAGACCCGGTCATTTTGACGTGGGATTTGCGAAATTCGTCCACTCCTGAGCAAATCCTCAAGGGCCACAGAAAAGCCATTCTCTCTTTGGATTGGTGTAAATGGGACCCAGAACTACTTCTTTCGTCTGGAAAGGACGATGCTGCAATGCTCTGGAACCCAGTGAGTGGCGAAAAGCTCGCCGAGTACCCATCGTTGCCAAATTGGGCAAACGAGACCAGATTTGCACCAAGCATCCCGGATGTCTTCGCAAGTGCCTCTTTGGGCAAGAAAATCGTCGTGCAGTCTCTCCAGGACACCTCTCCACCAGTCGCGGCCAAGGTGGGTAGTACAGCCGCAAACGAGGACGAGTTCTGGTCGCAAATCTCGTCTGCTGACACCCAGCAGCCTGTTTTTGAGAAGCACCAGGCTCCTTCCTGGCTCAAGAGGCCGGTCAGTGCCACCTTTGGGTATGGCGGCAGGCTCGCTGTTGTTTTGGAGGGCAAGGAAGCGTCAGAAGTCAAGGTTGTGTCTGTTCCGGGGGTCATGAAGACTGTTTCTTCGGCTGCAAAATCCTTGAAAGACGCAGTTGAAAGTGGGGACTTCAAGGCTGTGTGTGCGCAGAAGGTCTCGTGTGAGGGTAGCGGGGGTCTCGTGGGTGCAAAGGACTGGGAGTTGCTTGGGAAATTGGTGGAAAACAGTCGCAAGAAGGTTCTTGAAGGCCAGGTGGAGGAGAAAGAGGCTGAAAAAGCAGCTGAAGGTGCCGAAAACGGCGACGAAACGACCCAAAAGGACACTTTGGAGGGTAGCGAGAACTCGGACGAGGACTTTTTCGAGCAGTTGCAGTCTGCAAAGAAGGCAGAAGTCGTTGCAAGCTATGTTCCGACCGGAGAATTTTCCATTTCGGGCACCAATGAGCAAAATGACACATTTGACGCCAGGGCAATCACTAAATTGCTTCAGGGCGACACCGAGGGCACCTTGGACTTGTGTGTGGCAGATGACCACATTCTTGAGGCGCTAGTTCTTGCATTAGACGGCACAAACGAGATGAAAGCAAAGGCCAAGAGTGCTTATTTCTCGAAATTCGCAAAGGACAGCCCTCTGGCGCGTATTCTGTACAGTGCCACGAACAAGGACGTGTCGGACATTGTGGAGAATGCCGACATTTCCTCGTGGAAACTCGTCGCAAGGTCTATTTTGGCCTACGATAGTGCAAACGACGCGAAATTCAGCAGTCACGTGACCAAACTTGGCACGCGTCTTGCCGAAGCTGGAAACAAAGCTTCTGGAAGTGAGCAGGCCACACTTAGAGACAGTGCattgctttgctttgctGCAGGTGGTGCATTGGATAAAGTTTCCGGCATTTGGCTTTCGGAACTTGACGACATCGAGAAGTTCTACGAGCAGAAAAGCGATGAATcggagaagaaggagctCTCCGCCTCGGATATTCGCTTCAAGGCACTTTCCGAGGTTGTTGAGAAGATTTTCGTGTACGAGAACGCGGCAAAACTTGCCGACAACAGCCGTTTCAAGGAGTTACCAGCTCTTGGAAGCGTTCTTAGAGAGTATGCAGGCTTTTTAGTTGGAGCAGGCGAGTTCTCATTGGCTCGTAAGACCTTAGATCTTGTGGCTGACGATATTCCGGACATTAAACTCGAGAAGAAACGTCTCGCAGTTGCAGCTGGCGAGAAAAGCGTGCCAAAGCGGACGCTAAAGTCGCCCTTCGCGGGTCCAAACGCAGCCCTTTATGGCCAGACGTCATCGCCTGCCGCATTGGGAAATAGGAAGACGCATGCTGCAAGGGGTCCTGCAGCCAAGAAATACGTCACGCCTTCGTACCCTGGCGCCAACGGCGCTCCCGCCAACGTTAGCCCTGCGCTCGGCCACAATGCATATGCGCCACGTGTGCCTGCCGCTGCAGCGCCTATGAACCCGTACATAAGGCCGATGAATCCTGCGGCAAACAACCCATATGCGCCAAAAGCGGCACCCCCTGCGGCAAACGGCGGCAAGTACGGCGCCGGCATC ACTGCACCCATCCCTGCGCCACCACCAACGTTTGGCGCAGTCAGCGCTGCAACCCCTCCACTTACTCATGGTATAGCTCCTCCATCGGCAAACAAAAATGCCGGCGGTTGGAATGATCTGCCGGAGAGTATTGGCGGCAAAAGTTTGAAGCGCTCCACTTCGAGCGTTGCGGTCCCATCAGTGTACCAGCGTGCGCTCAGCAACCACAATGCGCAGCAGCCATCCGCAGGCCCATCCGCATACGCGCCACCTGCTCAGCCACAAATACAGAGCAAGGATGCCGCATTGCCACCGCCACCACCTCCACAGATGGTAACCGGAGGATCGAAGTTCGGTTCAAGATCGGGTAGCATAAGTGGCGGCGCTGCGCACCCACAGAGCGCCATGCACAACCCGTATGCGCCAGTGCCAACGCCTGCGCTAGCCGCAGCACCCGCAGCCAAGAACCCTTACGGCCCGATAAGGTCGCCACCGCAGATTTCGGCGCCTTTCAACCCTTATGCGCCACCCGCAGCCGCATTCAGCGCATCCCCTAGGGTGCCTAATTTAAGCAGAAGGACAAGCTCGGTTGCCTCTTATGGAAGTGGCGCAGCTGAAGTGGTTCCGCCACCGCCTCGAATGATCAGAAAAATACAAGAGTCACCAGCCACACCTTTGCCGCCTGCACAGCCACAAAATGTGAAGACAGAAAGTGTGCCCCTTCATCAGCCACAGCCACAGGCACCTCCTGCACAGCCACAGGCgggaagaaataattcgatCCAGGGAGAAACCGCGGAGGAATCCGGAGTCGTCGAGTCGATCGTCTCGAGTTTCAACCAGGAATTAGAGAAA TTCCACAGGCAACTTGCAGACTGTGAGAAGAGGTTGGGCATTCTTTACAAGAAGTTCCAGGAGTCCTCAATTGATGAAGCAACTGTTGACTTATTGCTCAAGTTGAGTGCAGCTTTGACTAAGGAGGACTTTGCAGAGGCCTCGACCTTGAAAGCCAAGCTTAAAGCACAAAACGTGCCAGATTATAAGGTTTGGTTGGTCGGAGTTGAGCGTTTAATTGGAATGGATAGAGCCACAAGTTGA
- the RPB1 gene encoding DNA-directed RNA polymerase II subunit RPB1, with product MSKFEYSSAPLRTVQEIQFGLLSPEEIRAISVAKVEYPEIMDPVTMKPRMGGLNDPRLGSIDRNFKCQTCGEDMKECPGHFGHIELAKPVFHIGFMPKIKKLCECVCMNCGKLLLDEHTNPHFAAAIKIRDPKKRFQAVWNLCKTKMVCEVDPGEDEESDQMAKGSSHFHRGGCGSIQPTIRKDGLKLWGTWRRTSVDDDTEQIERRQVHAEEVLDVFRHISAADCEKLGFSNEWARPEWMILTVLPVPPPPVRPSVAFTDSKRSEDDLTYKLADILKANINVQKFQMDGSPQHVINEFEALLQYHVATYMDNDIAGQPQALQKSGRPIKSIRARLRGKEGRLRGNLMGKRVDFSARSVISGDPNIELDQVGVPRTVAQTLTYPEVVTPYNIGQLTQLVRNGPNQYPGARYVIRDSGERIDLRFNKRAGDIQLQYGWKVERHLMDGDPVLFNRQPSLHKMSMMCHKVRVMPFSTFRINLSVTTPYNADFDGDEMNMHVPQSYETKAELEEICAVPRQIVSPQSNKPVMGIVQDTLVGVRKMTLRDSFVAYDQLMNMCFWNPGWDGVVPQPAVLKPRPLWTGKQVFSLTIPRGIFLQRVDGPPLSPRDSGMLIRNGDVMFGVVNKATVGTSSGGLIHTCMREKGPRECARMIGSIQKVCNYWLLHNGFSIGIGDAIADPDTMKTITKTIATAKDQVQGVIADAQANRLQPEPGMTVRESFEQKVSKILNEARDAAGKSAETSLKDSNNVKQMVTAGSKGSYINISQMSACVGQQIVEGRRIYFGFADRSLPHFTKDDYSAESKGFVENSYLRGLTPQELFFHAMAGREGLIDTAVKTAETGYIQRRLVKALEDIMVQYDGTTRNSLGDVIQFLYGEDGLDATQVEKQTIDTIGGSTAAFERRYLDNSEVDDAVQRARDAEYSQLCADRAFLRKVVFPTGDDAWPLPVNIRRIVQNAQQIFHVDRARSSDLTVPEVVRRVAVLCHDKLPVVRGSGGCLDQAQQNATYLFQCLVRSRLASKRVLHEFRLNRDAFDWVLGMVEQQFAKSLVNPGEMVGVIAAQSIGEPATQMTLNTFHYAGVSSKNVTLGVPRLKEILNVAKNIKTPALTVYLDEHVAFDIERAKSIQSAIEHTTLKNVTAVTEIYYDPDPKSTVIDADIDTVEAYFAIPDEKVEENLHRQSPWLLRLQLDRAKMLDKQLTMSQVAGRITDSFGDDLFVIWSEDNAENLVIRCRIMREDKPADADAADADAEDTEDGLLKALESQMLESITLGGITGISRVFMMKYDKTYIDSSGDFAKKKEWVLETDGINLSDVIAVDGVDPTRTYSNSFVEILSVLGIEAARRALYKEILNVIAFDGSYVNYRHLALLVDLMTYKGHLIAISRHGFNRNETGALMRCTFEETVEILFEAGASAELDTCDGVSQNVILGQMAPVGTGSFQLYLDQDKLATLPSDISSAQLPASAEDGVQGEVQAEVAGSATPYQPEEFTDDFVHVDNTDKVAFSPMITSSASDDKSGGFTEYGMSPGYSATSPTYSATSPTYSPTSPSYSPTSPSYSPTSPSYSPTSPSYSPTSPSYSPTSPSYSPTSPSYSPTSPSYSPTSPSYSPTSPSYSPTSPSYSPTSPSYSPTSPSYSPTSPSYSPTSPSYSPTSPSYSPTSPSYSPTSPSYSPTSPSYSPTSPSYSPTSPSYSPTSPQYSPTSPQYSPTSPQYSPTSPQYSPTSPQYSPTSPQYSPTSPQYSPTSPQYSPTSPQYSPGDAAKDKSEKK from the coding sequence ATGAGCAAGTTCGAATATTCAAGCGCACCGCTAAGAACAGTGCAGGAAATCCAGTTTGGGCTCTTGTCGCCAGAAGAAATTAGGGCAATCTCGGTGGCCAAAGTGGAGTACCCCGAGATTATGGACCCGGTGACGATGAAGCCACGGATGGGGGGCTTGAACGACCCGCGGCTGGGGTCGATCGACCGCAACTTCAAGTGCCAGACGTGTGGCGAGGACATGAAGGAGTGCCCGGGCCACTTCGGGCACATCGAGTTGGCAAAGCCGGTGTTCCACATCGGGTTCATGCCGAAGATCAAGAAGCTGTGCGAGTGCGTGTGCATGAACTGTGGTAAGCTGCTATTGGACGAGCACACGAATCCGCACTTTGCCGCGGCGATCAAGATAAGGGACCCGAAGAAGCGGTTCCAGGCGGTGTGGAACTTGTGCAAGACGAAGATGGTGTGTGAGGTGGATCCGGGGGAGGATGAGGAAAGTGACCAAATGGCCAAAGGCTCCTCCCACTTCCACCGGGGCGGCTGCGGCAGCATCCAGCCCACCATCCGCAAGGACGGGTTGAAGCTGTGGGGCACGTGGCGGCGGACGAGCGTTGACGACGACACGGAACAGATCGAGAGGCGGCAGGTGCACGCGGAGGAGGTGTTAGATGTGTTCCGGCACATCTCGGCCGCGGACTGCGAGAAGCTCGGGTTCAGCAACGAGTGGGCCCGGCCCGAGTGGATGATCTTGACGGTGTTGCCCGTCCCGCCTCCTCCCGTGAGGCCGTCGGTCGCGTTTACCGACTCGAAGCGGTCCGAGGACGACTTGACGTACAAGTTGGCGGACATCCTGAAGGCCAACATCAACGTGCAGAAGTTCCAGATGGACGGGTCGCCACAGCACGTGATCAACGAGTTCGAGGCGCTCTTGCAGTACCATGTGGCGACATACATGGACAACGACATCGCCGGGCAGCCCCAGGCGTTGCAGAAAAGCGGCCGGCCGATCAAGTCGATCCGGGCGCGGCTCAGGGGCAAGGAGGGCCGGCTCAGGGGCAACTTGATGGGCAAGCGGGTGGACTTCTCGGCGCGGTCGGTGATCTCCGGTGACCCGAACATCGAGTTGGACCAGGTGGGCGTGCCGCGCACAGTGGCACAAACCCTGACGTACCCGGAGGTGGTGACGCCGTACAACATCGGGCAGTTGACGCAGCTGGTGCGGAACGGGCCGAACCAGTACCCGGGGGCCCGGTACGTGATCCGGGACTCGGGCGAACGTATCGACCTCCGGTTCAACAAGCGGGCAGGCGACATCCAGTTGCAGTACGGCTGGAAAGTCGAGCGGCACTTGATGGACGGCGACCCGGTGCTCTTCAACCGGCAGCCCTCGCTCCACAAGATGTCCATGATGTGCCACAAGGTCCGCGTGATGCCGTTCTCGACGTTCCGGATCAACTTGTCCGTCACCACTCCTTACAACGCTGATTTCGACGGTGACGAGATGAACATGCACGTGCCACAGTCGTACGAGACGAAGGCGGAACTCGAGGAGATCTGTGCCGTGCCCCGGCAGATCGTGTCGCCGCAGTCCAACAAGCCGGTCATGGGCATCGTGCAGGACACTTTGGTGGGAGTTCGCAAGATGACGCTCCGTGACAGCTTTGTGGCCTACGACCAGCTCATGAACATGTGCTTCTGGAACCCGGGCTGGGACGGCGTGGTTCCGCAGCCGGCCGTGCTCAAACCGCGGCCGTTATGGACGGGTAAGCAGGTGTTCTCGCTCACGATTCCGCGGGGCATCTTCCTGCAGCGGGTGGACGGACCGCCGCTTTCTCCGCGGGATTCCGGCATGCTCATCCGCAACGGCGACGTGATGTTCGGTGTGGTCAACAAGGCCACCGTGGGCACGTCCTCGGGCGGGTTGATCCACACATGCATGCGTGAAAAGGGCCCCCGGGAGTGTGCCCGGATGATCGGCAGCATCCAGAAGGTGTGCAACTACTGGCTCCTCCACAACGGATTCTCGATCGGTATCGGGGACGCAATCGCCGACCCGGACACGATGAAGACCATCACGAAGACCATCGCCACGGCCAAGGACCAGGTGCAAGGTGTGATTGCCGACGCACAGGCCAACCGGCTGCAGCCGGAGCCCGGCATGACGGTGCGTGAGTCGTTCGAGCAGAAGGTGTCGAAGATTTTGAACGAGGCCCGAGATGCCGCCGGTAAGTCCGCCGAGACCTCGTTGAAGGACTCCAACAACGTCAAGCAGATGGTCACTGCGGGATCCAAGGGCTCCTACATCAACATCTCGCAGATGTCGGCATGTGTGGGCCAGCAGATCGTCGAGGGCCGTCGAATCTACTTCGGCTTCGCGGACCGGTCCTTGCCCCACTTCACCAAGGACGACTACTCCGCCGAGTCCAAGGGCTTCGTGGAGAACTCGTACTTGCGGGGTTTAACGCCACAGGAGTTGTTTTTCCACGCCATGGCCGGCCGTGAAGGGTTGATTGACACCGCTGTCAAGACCGCAGAGACCGGCTACATCCAGCGGAGGTTGGTCAAGGCCTTGGAGGACATCATGGTGCAGTACGACGGCACCACGCGCAACTCCTTGGGCGATGTCATCCAGTTCCTGTACGGCGAGGACGGGCTGGACGCCACGCAGGTCGAGAAGCAGACCATCGACACGATCGGGGGGTCGACGGCTGCGTTCGAACGGCGGTACCTGGACAACTCAGAGGTGGATGACGCCGTCCAGAGGGCCCGCGATGCCGAATACAGCCAGCTCTGCGCGGACCGCGCGTTCCTCCGGAAAGTCGTCTTCCCGACGGGTGACGACGCCTGGCCGTTGCCCGTCAACATCCGCCGGATCGTCCAGAACGCCCAGCAGATCTTCCACGTGGACCGTGCGCGCTCCAGCGACCTCACGGTGCCGGAAGTCGTGCGACGGGTCGCGGTGCTATGTCACGACAAGCTGCCTGTTGTGCGTGGCTCCGGTGGCTGCCTCGACCAGGCCCAGCAGAACGCCACCTACCTCTTCCAGTGCCTCGTTCGGTCGCGACTCGCCTCCAAGCGTGTGCTGCACGAGTTCCGGCTCAACCGTGACGCGTTCGACTGGGTGCTTGGCATGGTCGAGCAGCAGTTTGCCAAGTCCTTGGTCAACCCGGGCGAGATGGTCGGTGTGATTGCCGCCCAGTCGATCGGCGAGCCCGCCACGCAGATGACCTTGAACACGTTCCACTATGCCGGTGTGTCATCCAAGAACGTGACCCTCGGAGTGCCCCGGTTGAAGGAGATTTTGAACGTGGCAAAGAACATCAAGACACCTGCCTTGACGGTGTACTTGGACGAACACGTGGCCTTTGACATCGAGCGCGCGAAGTCCATCCAGTCGGCCATCGAGCACACGACGCTGAAGAACGTGACGGCAGTCACGGAGATCTACTACGACCCAGACCCCAAGTCGACGGTCATCGACGCCGATATCGACACCGTCGAGGCGTACTTCGCGATCCCGGACGAAAAGGTCGAGGAGAACTTGCACCGGCAGTCGCCCTGGCTGCTCCGGCTGCAGCTGGACCGTGCCAAGATGCTCGACAAGCAGCTCACCATGAGCCAGGTGGCCGGCCGCATCACCGACAGCTTCGGCGACGACTTGTTCGTCATCTGGTCCGAGGACAACGCCGAGAACTTGGTCATCCGGTGCCGGATCATGCGTGAGGACAAGCCTGCCGATGCAGACGCCGCCGATGCGGATGCAGAGGACACCGAGGACGGCCTTTTGAAGGCCTTGGAGTCGCAGATGCTCGAGTCCATCACGCTCGGCGGCATTACGGGCATCTCGCGGGTCTTCATGATGAAGTACGACAAGACTTACATCGACTCCTCGGGCGACTTCgcgaagaagaaggagtgGGTCTTGGAGACCGACGGAATCAATCTGTCCGACGTCATTGCCGTCGACGGGGTCGACCCGACGAGGACCTACTCTAACTCATTCGTCGAGATCTTGTCCGTGCTCGGTATCGAGGCTGCTCGCCGCGCCTTGTACAAGGAGATCCTCAACGTCATTGCTTTCGACGGTTCCTACGTCAACTACCGCCACTTGGCCTTGTTGGTTGACTTGATGACCTACAAGGGCCACTTGATTGCCATCTCCCGGCACGGTTTCAACCGAAACGAGACGGGTGCGCTCATGAGATGCACCTTTGAGGAGACTGTCGAGATTCTTTTCGAGGCCGGTGCCTCAGCCGAGCTCGATACATGCGATGGTGTCTCTCAGAACGTCATCTTGGGCCAGATGGCGCCTGTTGGAACCGGCTCTTTCCAGCTTTACCTCGATCAGGACAAGTTGGCCACCTTGCCGTCCGACATATCCTCTGCCCAGCTTCCTGCCAGTGCTGAGGATGGCGTTCAGGGTGAAGTCCAGGCAGAAGTTGCTGGTTCCGCCACTCCTTACCAGCCGGAAGAGTTCACAGACGACTTTGTCCACGTCGACAACACCGACAAGGTTGCTTTCTCGCCTATGATCACCTCCAGTGCCAGCGACGACAAGAGCGGTGGATTCACCGAGTATGGAATGTCCCCTGGGTATTCTGCGACCTCGCCAACGTATTCTGCGACCTCGCCTACGTATTCGCCTACATCTCCATCATATTCGCCAACTTCACCTTCATACTCTCCAACTTCACCTTCATACTCTCCTACATCTCCATCATATTCGCCAACTTCACCTTCATACTCTCCTACATCTCCATCTTATTCACCTACGTCTCCATCTTATTCACCTACTTCACCTTCTTATTCACCAACTTCACCTTCTTATTCACCAACTTCACCTTCATACTCGCCAACATCTCCATCTTACTCACCTACATCTCCATCTTACTCACCTACATCCCCATCTTACTCACCTACATCCCCATCTTACTCACCTACATCCCCATCTTACTCACCTACATCCCCATCTTACTCTCCAACATCTCCATCCTATTCACCAACATCTCCATCTTATTCACCAACATCTCCATCCTATTCACCAACTTCCCCTTCTTACTCCCCAACTTCACCTTCCTACTCTCCAACTTCACCTCAATATTCACCAACCTCACCTCAATACTCCCCTACATCTCCCCAATACTCTCCAACTTCTCCCCAATACTCCCCAACTTCTCCCCAATACTCCCCAACTTCACCCCAATACTCCCCTACTTCACCCCAATACTCCCCTACTTCTCCTCAGTACTCTCCAACTTCTCCTCAATACAGCCCAGGTGACGCTGCAAAGGATAAGTCCGAGAAAAAGTGA
- a CDS encoding uncharacterized protein (BUSCO:EOG09261666), with protein sequence MNVLVYSGQGTTDDSVKHCVETMRLLLSPYYSVSKASADTIIKQPWQGKTTMLVIPGGADLPVCRAFNGRTNEKISQFVNRGGRFIGFCAGGYYGSKRCEFETGTDMEVSGPRELGFFPGICRGCAFRGFRYGSEVGARAAKLNVNRISLPDCQYSTVYSYYNGGGMFVDAPNYANVEILARYSDQPDVPDGPGGANAAVVYCKVGNGAAMLSGVHPEFTPELLAHSADAPGFSKVVDVLKRHNEERMDFLRACLKKMGLHVNESTSVGRPHLTPLFLTSVNKTDTQQMIGRLEREIPHGIDNISNGGSDKFRFHWSLSELGDKLPEEGYEDPETAIKEVYACVDRLPTREETPNFDIGAFLCELPRAYSNLSTVGAVGKTFMYGEVVTSTSALMDSNIHLMGVLPDGFTVYGSIQVCGKGRSGNFWVNPIGMMAVSIFNRMSLEQAQRTPIVFIQYLCSMALIEAIWHYGDGYSEIPVRIKWPNDVYIMLPKFVERGEHYKSQKLGTVTSDGEIEATYTKVGGIMVNVNVINREYCFVVGSGLDVSNAAPTVSINSVIEAMNRYWGQTGQDKHLAPLKIETLLARYLASFNSMLNIFKAEGFRPFLDTYYSMWLHTNQTVRLTSEGDARARIIGITSDWGMLLVQKTDSQGRATGENYELQPDGNSFDMFRGLISKRK encoded by the coding sequence ATGAACGTTTTAGTGTATTCGGGTCAAGGAACAACGGATGACAGCGTGAAGCACTGCGTGGAGACCATGAGGCTCCTTTTATCGCCGTATTATTCGGTGTCTAAAGCTTCAGCAGACACGATTATCAAACAACCATGGCAAGGCAAGACCACAATGCTTGTGATTCCAGGGGGAGCAGATCTGCCGGTGTGCCGGGCGTTCAACGGGAGGACAAACGAGAAAATATCGCAGTTTGTGAACCGGGGAGGCCGGTTCATCGGGTTTTGTGCCGGCGGATACTACGGGTCAAAAAGATGCGAGTTTGAAACTGGAACAGACATGGAGGTGAGCGGACCTCGGGAGTTGGGCTTTTTCCCGGGCATATGCCGGGGCTGTGCATTTAGGGGGTTCCGTTATGGGTCTGAGGTGGGTGCACGTGCTGCAAAACTCAATGTGAATCGTATTTCTCTTCCTGATTGTCAGTATAGCACTGTTTACAGCTACTATAACGGGGGTGGGATGTTTGTTGATGCGCCCAATTATGCAAATGTCGAGATTCTGGCCCGGTACAGCGACCAGCCGGACGTGCCAGATGGTCCAGGCGGTGCTAATGCGGCAGTTGTGTACTGCAAAGTTGGAAATGGGGCGGCAATGCTTAGCGGTGTGCATCCGGAGTTCACACCTGAACTTTTGGCCCATTCGGCCGATGCCCCAGGTTTCAGCAAGGTTGTCGACGTGCTAAAGAGGCACAACGAGGAGCGGATGGACTTTTTGCGGGCATgcctcaaaaaaatgggCCTGCATGTCAACGAGAGCACATCGGTGGGAAGACCACACCTCACGCCTCTATTTTTGACGTCTGTGAACAAGACAGACACGCAGCAGATGATTGGCCGGCTGGAGAGAGAGATACCGCATGGTATTGACAACATTTCGAATGGCGGGAGCGACAAATTCCGATTTCACTGGTCGTTGAGCGAGCTGGGAGACAAGTTGCCGGAAGAGGGGTACGAGGACCCCGAAACGGCAATAAAAGAGGTGTACGCGTGTGTGGACAGGCTTCCAACAAGGGAGGAGACGCCGAACTTCGATATAGGTGCCTTTTTGTGCGAGCTCCCCCGTGCTTACAGCAATCTCAGCACCGTAGGAGCAGTCGGCAAGACTTTTATGTATGGGGAGGTGGTAACCTCGACCAGTGCACTCATGGACTCCAACATACACCTAATGGGCGTGTTGCCGGATGGGTTCACTGTGTATGGGTCGATCCAGGTGTGTGGAAAGGGACGATCGGGGAACTTCTGGGTGAATCCGATTGGAATGATGGCAGTTTCAATTTTCAACCGGATGTCGTTGGAGCAGGCGCAGCGAACACCAATCGTGTTCATCCAGTATCTATGCAGCATGGCCCTCATCGAGGCCATCTGGCACTATGGAGATGGATACTCGGAGATCCCCGTGAGGATCAAATGGCCCAACGATGTGTACATCATGCTTCCGAAGTTTGTTGAGCGGGGGGAGCACTACAAGAGCCAGAAGTTGGGCACTGTAACAAGTGATGGAGAGATCGAGGCCACATACACGAAGGTAGGGGGAATCATGGTGAACGTGAACGTGATAAACAGGGAGTACTGCTTTGTGGTTGGCTCAGGGTTGGATGTTTCGAATGCCGCGCCGACAGTGTCGATAAACTCGGTAATCGAGGCCATGAACAGGTACTGGGGGCAGACTGGACAGGACAAGCATCTTGCTCCGCTCAAAATAGAGACTCTACTTGCCCGATACTTGGCTTCTTTCAACTCGATGCTCAACATATTCAAAGCTGAGGGCTTCAGGCCTTTTCTCGACACTTACTACAGCATGTGGCTTCACACGAACCAGACTGTACGCCTCACATCGGAGGGAGATGCCCGGGCTCGCATTATAGGAATAACTTCTGACTGGGGGATGCTTCTTGTCCAAAAAACTGACAGCCAGGGGAGGGCAACGGGAGAAAACTACGAATTGCAGCCGGATGGAAACTCGTTTGACATGTTTAGGGGGTTGATTTCGAAGAGGAAGTAA